A stretch of the Luteimonas sp. JM171 genome encodes the following:
- the nuoI gene encoding NADH-quinone oxidoreductase subunit NuoI, translating to MSRFTSWFRSLFLLELLRGLGLTLKYMVRPKYTLMYPMEKVPQSPRFRGLHALRRYPNGEERCIACKLCEAVCPALAITIDSEQREDNTRRTTRYDIDLFKCIYCGFCEESCPVDSIVLTHVHEYHFENRGENIVSKPQLLAIGDRLEPEIAERRAADSAYR from the coding sequence ATGAGCCGCTTCACAAGCTGGTTCCGGAGCCTGTTCCTGCTGGAACTGCTCCGGGGCCTCGGCCTGACCCTGAAGTACATGGTCCGGCCCAAATACACGTTGATGTACCCGATGGAGAAGGTGCCGCAGTCGCCGCGCTTCCGCGGGTTGCACGCGCTGCGCCGCTATCCGAACGGGGAAGAGCGCTGCATCGCATGCAAGCTGTGCGAGGCGGTGTGCCCGGCGCTGGCGATCACGATCGACTCGGAGCAGCGCGAGGACAACACCCGCCGCACCACGCGCTATGACATCGACCTGTTCAAGTGCATCTACTGCGGGTTTTGCGAGGAGTCCTGCCCGGTGGATTCGATCGTGCTGACCCACGTGCATGAGTACCACTTCGAGAACCGCGGCGAGAACATCGTTTCCAAGCCGCAGCTGCTGGCCATCGGTGACCGGCTCGAGCCGGAAATCGCCGAGCGCCGCGCCGCCGACTCCGCATACAGGTAA
- a CDS encoding NADH-quinone oxidoreductase subunit J, which yields MDFVLLAFFAFAAIAVMSAVAVISVRNPVHSVLFLVLTFFSVACTWIIAGAEFLGLALILVYVGAIMVLFLFVVMMLEIDIAVVREGYVRYLPVGVLVAVVMLAQILTVIGVRARSVPFEAQTAMAEEMNTAWVAYTLFTDYLLPFEIAALILTVAVIAAVVLTLRHRQGVKRQNPGDQSRTLAADRLRMVGMEAEATRSTRDVPADGQAPAGEGKA from the coding sequence ATGGACTTCGTATTGCTCGCATTCTTCGCGTTCGCTGCCATCGCGGTCATGTCCGCCGTGGCCGTGATCAGCGTGCGCAACCCCGTGCACTCGGTGCTGTTCCTGGTGCTCACGTTCTTCTCGGTGGCGTGCACCTGGATCATCGCCGGCGCCGAGTTCCTGGGCCTGGCCCTGATCCTGGTCTACGTCGGCGCGATCATGGTGTTGTTCCTGTTCGTGGTGATGATGCTGGAGATCGACATCGCGGTGGTCCGGGAGGGCTACGTGCGGTATCTGCCTGTAGGCGTGCTGGTGGCGGTGGTGATGCTTGCGCAGATCCTGACCGTCATCGGCGTGCGCGCGCGCAGCGTCCCGTTCGAGGCCCAGACCGCGATGGCGGAGGAAATGAACACCGCGTGGGTGGCGTACACGCTGTTCACCGACTACCTGCTGCCGTTCGAGATCGCGGCGTTGATCCTGACGGTCGCGGTCATTGCCGCGGTGGTGCTGACGCTCCGCCACCGCCAGGGCGTGAAGCGCCAGAACCCGGGCGACCAGTCGCGCACGCTCGCGGCCGACCGGCTGCGCATGGTTGGCATGGAGGCGGAAGCGACGCGCAGCACGCGCGACGTACCGGCCGATGGCCAGGCTCCGGCAGGGGAGGGCAAGGCATGA
- the nuoK gene encoding NADH-quinone oxidoreductase subunit NuoK: MGEGLALGHFLALGAVLFCIAVAGIFLNRKNVIVLLMSIELMLLSVNVNFIAFSREFGEASGQVFVFFILTVAAAEAAIGLAILVSLFRNRRSINVADIDLLKG; encoded by the coding sequence ATGGGCGAGGGGCTGGCCCTCGGGCATTTCCTGGCGCTTGGCGCGGTGCTGTTCTGCATCGCCGTGGCCGGCATCTTCCTGAACCGCAAGAACGTCATCGTCCTGCTGATGTCGATCGAGCTGATGCTGCTCTCGGTCAACGTCAACTTCATCGCCTTCTCGCGCGAGTTCGGCGAGGCGTCGGGGCAGGTTTTCGTGTTCTTCATCCTCACCGTTGCGGCCGCAGAGGCGGCGATCGGACTGGCGATCCTGGTATCGCTGTTCCGCAACCGGCGCTCGATCAACGTCGCTGACATCGATCTGCTCAAGGGGTAG
- the nuoL gene encoding NADH-quinone oxidoreductase subunit L, protein MELSTTHLLVIVLAPLLGAIVAGLFGRQVGRAGAHTVTILGVAVSCAFSAWVLWQLVQGAAPYNQNVYTFFEVGSYSAHVGFMVDRLTAMMMVVVTFVSLLVHLYTIGYMKDDPGYQRFFSYISLFTFSMLMLVMSNNFLQLFFGWEAVGLVSYLLIGFWFKKPSAVFANLKAFLVNRVGDFGFLLGIAAVAYWFGTIDYATVFANAGATIGGGQVVQIIPGQEWSVATLICVLLFIGAMGKSAQVPLHVWLPDSMEGPTPISALIHAATMVTAGIFMVARMSPLFEFSDAALAFVLFIGATTAFFTGLIGIVQNDIKRVVAYSTLSQLGYMTVALGVSAYSAAVFHLMTHAFFKALLFLGAGSVIIAMHHEQDMRRMGGLRKYMPVTFWTMVIGTLALIGTPFLSGFYSKDTIIEAAGHAAERMGWVGAYGYWAVLLGAFVTSFYSFRLLYLTFFGPERFRDAPPSDAHAATDDHAHDHHGGEPRESPWVVTVPLVLLAIPSILIGFFTAGPMLFGTDWSGQVEQALFFLGAIDLAAARDTVAQLAETLWTGGPVGYALHGFVTPVFWLTVAGFLLATLMYLWKPDLAGRARQMFRVPVKVLENKYWADELWINGFAGGSVQLGKVSRWFDEKIIDGLIVNGAVRVVGLVAAVSRRAQTGMLYHYAFVMIIGLVVLLAILIRHWR, encoded by the coding sequence ATGGAACTTTCGACAACCCACCTGCTGGTCATCGTGCTGGCGCCGCTGCTGGGCGCCATCGTCGCCGGCCTGTTCGGACGCCAGGTCGGGCGTGCCGGCGCGCATACGGTGACCATCCTCGGCGTGGCGGTGAGCTGCGCGTTCTCGGCCTGGGTGCTGTGGCAGCTGGTCCAGGGCGCGGCGCCCTACAACCAGAACGTCTATACGTTCTTCGAGGTCGGCAGCTATTCCGCGCACGTCGGCTTCATGGTCGACCGGCTGACCGCGATGATGATGGTCGTGGTGACCTTCGTGTCGCTGCTGGTGCACCTGTACACCATCGGCTACATGAAGGACGACCCCGGCTACCAGCGCTTCTTCAGCTACATCTCGCTGTTCACCTTCTCCATGCTCATGCTGGTGATGAGCAACAACTTCCTGCAGCTGTTCTTCGGCTGGGAGGCGGTGGGCCTGGTGTCGTACCTGCTGATCGGGTTCTGGTTCAAGAAGCCGTCGGCGGTGTTCGCCAACCTCAAGGCGTTCCTGGTCAACCGCGTGGGTGACTTCGGCTTCCTGCTCGGCATCGCGGCGGTGGCGTACTGGTTCGGCACGATCGACTACGCGACAGTGTTCGCCAATGCCGGCGCCACCATCGGCGGCGGGCAGGTAGTGCAGATCATCCCCGGCCAGGAGTGGTCGGTGGCCACGCTGATCTGCGTGCTGCTGTTCATCGGAGCCATGGGCAAGTCGGCGCAGGTCCCGCTGCACGTCTGGTTGCCCGACTCGATGGAAGGCCCGACCCCGATCTCGGCGCTGATCCATGCCGCCACCATGGTCACCGCCGGCATCTTCATGGTCGCCCGCATGTCGCCGCTGTTCGAGTTCAGCGACGCCGCACTGGCATTCGTGCTGTTCATTGGTGCCACCACGGCCTTCTTCACCGGCCTGATCGGCATCGTGCAGAACGACATCAAGCGGGTGGTGGCGTACTCGACGCTGTCCCAGTTGGGCTACATGACCGTGGCCCTGGGCGTGTCGGCATACTCCGCCGCGGTGTTCCACCTGATGACGCATGCTTTCTTCAAGGCGCTGCTGTTCCTTGGCGCGGGTTCGGTGATCATCGCCATGCACCACGAGCAGGACATGCGGCGCATGGGCGGGCTGCGCAAGTACATGCCGGTCACGTTCTGGACCATGGTGATCGGCACCCTGGCCCTGATCGGCACGCCGTTCCTGTCGGGGTTCTATTCCAAGGACACCATCATCGAGGCGGCTGGCCATGCGGCCGAGCGGATGGGCTGGGTCGGGGCATACGGCTACTGGGCGGTGCTCCTGGGCGCGTTCGTCACCAGCTTCTACAGCTTCCGCCTGCTGTACCTGACCTTCTTCGGGCCCGAGCGCTTCCGTGATGCGCCCCCGTCCGACGCGCACGCCGCCACCGACGATCACGCGCATGACCACCATGGTGGCGAGCCCCGCGAGTCGCCCTGGGTGGTGACGGTACCGCTGGTGCTGCTGGCGATCCCCTCCATCCTGATCGGCTTCTTCACCGCCGGGCCGATGCTGTTCGGCACCGACTGGAGCGGCCAGGTGGAGCAGGCGCTGTTCTTCCTTGGCGCGATCGACCTGGCTGCGGCCCGCGATACGGTGGCGCAGCTGGCCGAAACGCTCTGGACCGGCGGCCCGGTGGGCTACGCGCTGCATGGCTTCGTGACCCCGGTGTTCTGGCTCACGGTCGCGGGCTTTTTGCTGGCAACCCTGATGTACCTGTGGAAGCCGGATCTTGCAGGTCGCGCCCGCCAGATGTTCCGGGTCCCGGTCAAGGTGCTGGAGAACAAGTACTGGGCCGATGAGCTCTGGATCAACGGCTTCGCCGGCGGCAGCGTGCAGCTCGGCAAGGTTTCCCGCTGGTTCGACGAAAAGATCATCGACGGTCTGATCGTCAACGGGGCGGTGCGGGTGGTGGGCCTGGTGGCCGCCGTTTCGCGCCGGGCCCAGACCGGCATGCTCTACCACTACGCTTTCGTGATGATCATCGGCCTGGTTGTGCTGCTGGCCATCCTCATCCGCCACTGGCGCTGA
- a CDS encoding NADH-quinone oxidoreductase subunit M, with the protein MSNWPLLSLLIWLPILGGLLTLACGNARPTMARWVALGTGVLVLAISLLLLTGFDFANAGLQFLERREWIPAFDIQYHLGADGISVALIVLTTLTSVLVLIGSWASINTRVSQYFASMLVLEGLMIGVFAAVDAMLFYVFFEAMLIPMFIIIGVWGGPRRVYATIKFFLYTFLGSIFMLIGLIYLYLKGGSWQLPDLYALPLTATEQMWLFFAFMAGFAIKIPMFPVHTWLPDAHVEAPTGGSVILAAIMLKIGGYGFLRFSLPIVPDAGHEFAWLMIALSLIAVVYVGMVALVQDDMKKLIAYSSVSHMGFVTLGIFIAFALVRDQGDVDAARLGLQGAMVQMISHGFISGAMFSCVGVLYDRMHTRMIRDYGGVANVMPWFAAFFVLFSMANSGLPGTSGFVGEFMVVVASFQAHPLIAFTAALTLIIGASYSLWLVKRIFYGEVGNAHVAGLKDIVGREALVLGVFAAGVLLIGVWPRPLTDLMEPSIAQLAELLAATKL; encoded by the coding sequence GTGTCCAACTGGCCTTTACTCAGTCTCCTGATCTGGCTGCCGATCCTCGGTGGCCTCCTGACCCTTGCCTGCGGCAACGCCCGCCCGACGATGGCCCGCTGGGTCGCGCTCGGCACCGGCGTGCTGGTGCTCGCGATCAGCCTGCTGCTGCTGACCGGGTTCGACTTCGCCAACGCGGGGCTTCAATTCCTCGAGCGGCGCGAGTGGATCCCCGCGTTCGACATCCAGTACCACCTGGGTGCGGACGGCATCTCGGTGGCGCTGATCGTGCTGACCACGCTCACCTCGGTGCTGGTGCTGATCGGCTCATGGGCGTCCATCAACACCCGGGTCAGCCAGTATTTCGCCTCGATGCTCGTGCTCGAGGGGCTCATGATCGGCGTGTTCGCTGCCGTGGACGCGATGCTGTTCTACGTGTTCTTCGAGGCCATGCTGATCCCGATGTTCATCATCATCGGCGTGTGGGGCGGGCCGCGCAGGGTGTACGCGACGATCAAGTTCTTCCTGTACACGTTCCTGGGCTCGATCTTCATGCTGATCGGCCTGATCTACCTGTACCTGAAGGGCGGGAGCTGGCAGCTTCCGGACCTGTACGCGCTGCCGCTGACGGCGACCGAGCAGATGTGGCTGTTCTTCGCTTTCATGGCCGGCTTCGCGATCAAGATCCCGATGTTCCCGGTCCACACCTGGCTTCCGGACGCCCACGTGGAGGCGCCCACCGGCGGCTCGGTGATCCTGGCCGCGATCATGCTGAAGATCGGCGGCTACGGATTCCTCCGCTTCTCGCTGCCGATCGTCCCGGATGCCGGCCACGAGTTCGCCTGGCTGATGATCGCGCTGTCGCTGATCGCGGTGGTGTACGTGGGCATGGTGGCCCTGGTGCAGGACGACATGAAGAAGCTGATCGCCTATTCGTCGGTCTCGCACATGGGTTTCGTGACGCTGGGCATCTTCATCGCCTTCGCGCTGGTGCGCGACCAGGGCGACGTGGACGCCGCGCGCCTGGGCCTGCAGGGCGCGATGGTGCAGATGATCAGCCACGGCTTCATCTCCGGCGCGATGTTCAGCTGCGTGGGCGTGCTCTACGACCGCATGCACACCCGGATGATCCGCGACTACGGCGGGGTGGCAAACGTGATGCCGTGGTTCGCGGCGTTCTTCGTGCTGTTCAGCATGGCCAACTCCGGCCTGCCGGGCACCTCGGGCTTCGTGGGCGAGTTCATGGTGGTGGTGGCCTCGTTCCAGGCCCATCCGCTGATCGCGTTCACCGCGGCCCTGACCCTGATCATCGGCGCCTCGTACTCGCTGTGGCTGGTCAAGCGGATCTTCTACGGCGAGGTGGGCAATGCCCATGTCGCCGGCCTGAAGGACATCGTCGGCCGCGAAGCCCTGGTGCTGGGCGTGTTTGCCGCGGGCGTGCTGCTGATCGGCGTCTGGCCGCGGCCGCTGACCGACCTGATGGAGCCGTCCATCGCGCAACTGGCCGAGCTGTTGGCCGCCACCAAGCTTTGA
- the nuoN gene encoding NADH-quinone oxidoreductase subunit NuoN — MTPPVRTLAEFAPLLPELAVVFGAFGLLMLDLFIDERRRVVTHALSIATLLVAAAFILFGVGGHGEVMEGLFFRDTASDLIKLVMLLVSAAALVYLWPFMRERGLYRGEVSILVLFAVIGMMLLVSAGNLTMIYLGLELMALCSYALVAVDRDSKLASEAGMKYFVLGSLSSGLLLYGLSLIYGATGSLYLDEINAAAGVLAGEDRVLLLGGLVFAVAGVAFKFGAAPFHMWLPDTYHGAPTPITLFIGSAPKLAAFGLAWRLFQQGMGPLADNWQLLLALLAALSLAIGNVVAIAQTNLKRMLAYSTVSHVGFLFLGVAGGGAEGFAAALFYAIVYAIMSAAAFGAIIMLSRKGFEADRIEDFKGLNARSPWMAALVLVIMVSLAGVPPLLGFWAKLAVLQAAIAGDLMWLAIVGIVFAVIGAFYYLRVVKVMYFDEPSGDVVGQREGKGLRTVFAVNALSLLVLGLFWSPLMELCQQAFGIG; from the coding sequence ATGACGCCCCCCGTCCGGACCCTTGCCGAGTTCGCGCCGCTGCTGCCCGAACTGGCCGTGGTGTTCGGTGCGTTCGGCCTGCTGATGCTGGACCTGTTCATCGACGAGCGGCGCCGGGTCGTGACCCATGCGCTCTCGATCGCCACGCTGCTGGTGGCCGCCGCGTTCATCCTGTTCGGGGTGGGCGGGCACGGCGAGGTGATGGAAGGCCTGTTCTTCCGCGACACCGCCTCCGACCTCATCAAGCTGGTGATGCTGCTGGTCTCGGCCGCGGCCCTGGTGTACCTGTGGCCGTTCATGCGCGAACGGGGCCTGTACCGCGGCGAGGTCTCCATCCTCGTGCTGTTCGCGGTGATCGGCATGATGCTGCTGGTCTCGGCGGGCAACCTCACCATGATCTACCTGGGCCTGGAGCTGATGGCGCTGTGCTCCTACGCCCTGGTGGCGGTGGACCGTGACAGCAAGCTGGCCTCCGAAGCGGGCATGAAGTACTTCGTGCTCGGCTCGCTGTCCTCCGGCCTGCTGCTGTATGGCCTGTCCCTGATCTACGGCGCCACCGGCAGCCTGTACCTGGATGAGATCAATGCGGCCGCGGGCGTGCTGGCGGGCGAGGACCGCGTGCTCCTGCTGGGCGGCCTGGTGTTCGCCGTGGCGGGCGTGGCCTTCAAGTTCGGCGCTGCGCCGTTCCACATGTGGCTGCCGGATACGTACCACGGCGCTCCGACGCCGATCACCCTGTTCATCGGCTCTGCACCCAAGCTGGCCGCGTTCGGCCTGGCCTGGCGCCTGTTCCAGCAGGGCATGGGGCCGCTGGCCGACAACTGGCAGCTGCTGCTGGCGCTGCTGGCCGCGCTCTCGCTGGCGATCGGCAACGTGGTGGCAATCGCGCAGACCAACCTGAAGCGGATGCTGGCGTATTCCACCGTCTCCCACGTGGGCTTCCTGTTCCTGGGCGTCGCCGGCGGCGGGGCGGAAGGTTTCGCCGCCGCGCTGTTCTACGCGATCGTCTACGCGATCATGTCGGCGGCGGCCTTCGGCGCCATCATCATGCTCTCGCGCAAGGGCTTCGAGGCCGACCGGATCGAGGATTTCAAGGGCCTCAACGCCCGCAGCCCGTGGATGGCGGCACTGGTGCTCGTGATCATGGTGTCGCTGGCCGGCGTGCCGCCGCTGCTGGGCTTCTGGGCCAAGCTCGCCGTCCTCCAGGCGGCCATCGCCGGCGACCTGATGTGGCTGGCGATCGTGGGCATCGTGTTCGCGGTCATCGGCGCCTTCTACTACCTGCGGGTGGTCAAGGTGATGTACTTCGACGAGCCGTCCGGGGACGTGGTTGGCCAGCGCGAGGGCAAGGGCCTGCGCACCGTGTTTGCCGTCAACGCGCTGTCGCTGCTGGTGCTGGGCCTGTTCTGGAGCCCGCTGATGGAGCTGTGCCAGCAGGCGTTCGGCATCGGTTGA
- a CDS encoding RNA-directed DNA polymerase: MTKLSYPFGWGAGSQVSGEAAAWSSSAAWNVNFNNGNVNNNHRNNDGFALAVRRSGEFQGAGAPTFRALHQAWRRARRSKVPSHNQLRFERDWIGQLLQLERELTDGTWAPRRSTCFIATRPKAREIHAPDFADRVVHHWLVPQLEALFEPAFIHDSYANRTGKGSHAAVRRAQSFVRQVHSGQGGGWYLQLDIHNFFNSIDRRILWRLLRTRMERAGSPDAVQQATHALLRRSPLHAGVDYRATAAERVQVPPHKRLENAPPGRGLPIGNLSSQFFANVYLNELDQFAKHTLKARRYIRYVDDFVLFHHDRAQLQAWQAQIEGFIADRLNLRLKPEPHLRQLTDGLDFLGYVIRPTHTLVRRRVVGHAMQALAEWEGAHVRAGRIRATPAQLRELQARVASYGGHMRHASSHRLRRRLGQRFPWLAAALKPRRFQHHQERRAVSIKIPEARDA, translated from the coding sequence ATGACGAAGCTCTCCTACCCCTTCGGCTGGGGAGCCGGGTCGCAAGTGTCCGGGGAGGCGGCTGCCTGGTCTTCGTCGGCCGCGTGGAACGTCAACTTCAACAACGGCAACGTCAACAACAACCACCGCAACAACGACGGGTTCGCCCTCGCGGTGCGCCGTTCCGGTGAGTTTCAGGGTGCGGGGGCGCCGACCTTCCGGGCGCTTCACCAGGCCTGGCGGCGGGCGCGCCGCAGCAAGGTGCCCAGCCACAACCAGCTGCGCTTCGAGCGCGACTGGATCGGCCAGCTGCTGCAGCTCGAGCGCGAGCTCACCGATGGCACCTGGGCGCCGCGCCGCTCCACCTGCTTCATCGCCACCCGGCCCAAGGCGCGGGAGATCCACGCGCCGGACTTTGCCGACCGCGTGGTGCACCACTGGCTGGTCCCGCAGCTGGAGGCCCTGTTCGAGCCGGCCTTCATCCACGACAGCTACGCCAACCGCACCGGCAAGGGCAGCCATGCCGCCGTGCGCCGCGCCCAGAGCTTCGTGCGCCAGGTGCACAGCGGCCAGGGCGGCGGCTGGTACCTGCAGCTGGACATCCACAACTTCTTCAACAGCATCGACCGCCGCATCCTGTGGCGCCTGCTGCGCACCCGCATGGAGCGCGCCGGCTCCCCGGACGCAGTCCAGCAGGCCACCCACGCCCTGCTCCGGCGCTCCCCGCTGCATGCCGGCGTCGACTACCGCGCCACCGCCGCCGAGCGCGTCCAGGTGCCGCCCCACAAGCGCCTTGAGAACGCACCGCCCGGGCGTGGCCTGCCGATCGGCAACCTCAGCAGCCAGTTCTTCGCCAACGTCTACCTCAACGAACTCGACCAGTTCGCCAAGCACACGCTCAAGGCGCGCCGCTACATCCGCTACGTGGACGACTTCGTCCTGTTCCACCATGACCGCGCCCAGCTGCAGGCGTGGCAGGCGCAGATCGAAGGCTTCATCGCCGACCGCCTGAACCTCAGGCTCAAGCCCGAGCCGCACCTGCGGCAGCTCACCGACGGCCTGGACTTCCTCGGCTACGTCATCCGCCCCACGCACACGCTGGTGCGGCGGCGCGTCGTGGGCCACGCCATGCAGGCCCTGGCCGAATGGGAAGGCGCCCACGTGCGCGCCGGCCGCATCCGCGCCACCCCGGCCCAGCTGCGGGAACTGCAGGCCCGGGTGGCCAGCTACGGCGGGCACATGCGGCACGCCAGCAGCCATCGCCTGCGGCGGCGCCTGGGGCAGCGGTTCCCATGGCTGGCCGCCGCCCTGAAGCCGCGGCGCTTCCAGCACCACCAGGAGCGCCGCGCCGTCTCCATCAAGATTCCGGAGGCGCGCGATGCATGA
- a CDS encoding four helix bundle protein produces the protein MASRYQPPPIIKACERLLVDIEQAVRRFPRYHRYQVGADLRQQARRTYNAANRAWRERDRTRYWVARLVWQVDELKQEIQTAKLLRAFGSFRQFEHLARQADALGAQAGGWHRQQQHPKAQSAQARSGVVQRGQKLSTRAAPEGAKS, from the coding sequence ATGGCGTCCCGCTACCAGCCCCCGCCCATCATCAAGGCCTGCGAGCGCCTGCTCGTTGACATCGAGCAGGCCGTGCGCCGCTTTCCGCGCTATCACCGCTACCAGGTGGGCGCGGATTTGCGGCAGCAGGCCCGGCGTACTTACAACGCGGCCAACCGCGCGTGGCGCGAGCGCGACCGCACGCGGTATTGGGTGGCCCGGCTGGTGTGGCAGGTCGACGAGCTCAAGCAGGAAATCCAGACGGCGAAGCTGCTGCGCGCCTTCGGCAGCTTCCGTCAGTTCGAGCACCTTGCACGCCAGGCTGATGCGCTTGGCGCGCAGGCAGGCGGTTGGCACCGCCAGCAACAGCACCCCAAGGCCCAGAGTGCACAAGCCCGCAGCGGCGTCGTGCAGCGCGGCCAGAAACTGAGTACCCGGGCCGCCCCCGAGGGGGCCAAATCATGA
- a CDS encoding DUF1566 domain-containing protein, with protein sequence MSQPKYIKIGADGAHLPDDATEWVAVHLPEHGLTFSATSVVDEDVPHADCEAACKALTLTGHSDWDLPTIDELQLLIDRSRYNPAIDTDFFRDIQSDWYWSKTPAAWSSSAAWLVGFYIGSVSYYRRHGGGFALAVRRSGQ encoded by the coding sequence ATGTCCCAACCCAAGTACATCAAGATCGGCGCCGACGGCGCCCATCTGCCCGACGACGCCACCGAGTGGGTGGCCGTCCACCTGCCCGAGCACGGCCTCACCTTCAGCGCCACCAGTGTGGTGGACGAAGACGTGCCGCACGCCGACTGCGAGGCCGCCTGCAAGGCGCTCACGCTCACCGGTCACAGCGATTGGGACCTGCCCACCATCGACGAGCTGCAGCTGCTCATCGACCGCAGCCGCTACAACCCGGCCATCGACACGGATTTCTTCCGGGACATCCAGAGCGACTGGTACTGGAGCAAGACCCCGGCTGCCTGGTCTTCGTCGGCCGCGTGGCTCGTCGGCTTCTACATCGGCAGCGTCAGCTACTACCGCCGCCACGGCGGCGGGTTCGCCCTCGCGGTGCGCCGTTCCGGTCAGTAG
- a CDS encoding DUF1566 domain-containing protein, whose product MTQLSIKVGDTHITIDAAARLTINPKHHEPVSLEAHRAAVAESMLAAGHRFTRVLGDGTYLQADSPRTDHVAVIDNTTGLMWSVESLGDPADEDDGITQEHCIERCRQLRLLGHDDWRLPTRAELAGLVDDTRHEPAIDTTAFPRVKARWHWTSTPAAWCSSAAWGVVFNGGGVLGYRRSSDGFALAVRRSGQ is encoded by the coding sequence ATGACCCAACTGTCGATCAAAGTCGGCGACACCCACATCACCATCGATGCGGCCGCCCGCCTGACGATCAACCCCAAGCACCACGAGCCCGTCTCGCTCGAAGCGCACCGCGCTGCCGTGGCCGAGTCCATGCTCGCCGCCGGCCACCGCTTCACCCGGGTGCTGGGCGATGGCACCTACCTCCAGGCCGACAGCCCGCGCACCGACCACGTGGCGGTGATCGACAACACCACCGGCCTGATGTGGTCCGTCGAGTCCCTGGGCGACCCCGCCGACGAAGACGACGGCATCACCCAGGAGCACTGCATCGAGCGGTGCCGCCAGCTGCGCCTGCTCGGTCATGACGATTGGCGCCTGCCCACCCGCGCCGAACTCGCCGGCCTGGTCGACGACACCCGGCACGAGCCGGCCATCGACACCACCGCCTTCCCTCGCGTGAAGGCCCGTTGGCACTGGACCAGCACCCCGGCTGCCTGGTGTTCGTCGGCCGCGTGGGGCGTCGTCTTCAACGGCGGCGGCGTCCTCGGCTACCGCCGCAGCAGCGACGGGTTCGCCCTCGCGGTGCGCCGTTCCGGTCAGTAG
- a CDS encoding YdaS family helix-turn-helix protein: MNAISRVVEGIEGGQAALARTLHVTPQFVSQWVTGKRPVPPRAALAIEEMFGVSRHELRPDVFGPVPGKQAEAS, encoded by the coding sequence ATGAATGCAATTTCGAGAGTTGTGGAGGGGATCGAAGGGGGCCAAGCGGCGCTCGCTAGAACCCTGCATGTCACTCCCCAGTTCGTGAGCCAGTGGGTGACCGGGAAAAGACCGGTCCCTCCGCGTGCGGCGCTGGCGATCGAAGAGATGTTCGGCGTGTCGCGCCATGAATTACGGCCGGACGTCTTTGGCCCGGTGCCTGGCAAGCAAGCGGAGGCGAGCTGA
- a CDS encoding CHC2 zinc finger domain-containing protein: MRARLDIVEVVGAYVQLKKDGREYKACCPFHDERTPSFYVSPAKGFAHCFGCGAHHDAIGFVQRYEGIEFLEACGRLGADRFAPSPEAVPTRVALPPPDAVWVPVLPVPDHAPELMQDSGWTVPLWNPKRERFTRMKPETVFDYRDHDGALLGYVLRCLFKDGGKFTPTITWCIGPDGAMQWVVQHFPRLRPLYGLDALAAKPDAPVLLPEGEKCRAAGAGALAMYAVASWPGGGNAIRHVDWSPLAGRDVVLWPDADPPGMATMVGSVDVRGMLAKEGIVHLLHKAGVRSMRLVDPHGMPKGWDIADAVAEGWTPRQIATWAAQRVQDVELVPA; the protein is encoded by the coding sequence TTGAGGGCCAGGCTCGATATCGTCGAGGTGGTTGGCGCCTATGTGCAGCTCAAGAAAGACGGGCGCGAGTACAAGGCGTGCTGCCCGTTTCATGATGAGCGCACGCCATCGTTCTACGTGTCGCCGGCCAAGGGGTTCGCGCATTGCTTCGGTTGCGGTGCCCACCACGATGCCATCGGCTTTGTGCAGCGGTATGAGGGCATCGAATTCCTGGAGGCCTGCGGGCGCCTTGGCGCGGACCGCTTTGCGCCTTCGCCGGAGGCTGTACCCACGCGGGTGGCGCTGCCGCCGCCGGATGCGGTGTGGGTGCCGGTGCTGCCGGTGCCGGACCATGCGCCGGAGCTGATGCAGGACAGCGGCTGGACGGTGCCGCTGTGGAACCCGAAGCGTGAGCGCTTCACCCGCATGAAGCCGGAGACGGTGTTCGACTACCGCGACCACGACGGCGCGCTGCTGGGCTACGTGCTGCGCTGCCTGTTCAAGGATGGCGGCAAGTTCACGCCCACCATCACCTGGTGCATCGGGCCGGACGGCGCGATGCAGTGGGTGGTGCAGCACTTCCCGCGGCTGCGCCCGCTGTACGGGCTGGATGCCCTGGCTGCCAAGCCCGACGCGCCCGTGCTGCTGCCCGAGGGCGAAAAATGCCGCGCGGCTGGCGCTGGCGCGTTGGCGATGTACGCGGTGGCCAGCTGGCCCGGGGGCGGCAACGCCATCCGCCACGTGGATTGGTCGCCGCTGGCCGGCCGCGACGTGGTGCTGTGGCCGGATGCGGACCCGCCCGGCATGGCCACCATGGTGGGCAGCGTGGACGTGCGCGGGATGCTGGCCAAGGAAGGCATCGTGCACCTGCTGCACAAGGCCGGCGTGCGCTCCATGCGCCTGGTGGATCCGCACGGCATGCCGAAAGGCTGGGACATCGCCGACGCCGTGGCCGAAGGCTGGACGCCGCGGCAGATTGCCACCTGGGCGGCCCAGCGCGTGCAGGACGTGGAGCTGGTGCCGGCATGA